From Pseudorca crassidens isolate mPseCra1 chromosome 15, mPseCra1.hap1, whole genome shotgun sequence, one genomic window encodes:
- the HS3ST6 gene encoding heparan sulfate glucosamine 3-O-sulfotransferase 6, protein MAGSGGLGGGAGGSQGAGCGPGATLRAPRAPLLFAALVLGAYCLCALPGRCPPAGRIPVPAPAPAEPPRAARSPGTSGLPVASGSGRRRFPQALIVGVKKGGTRALLEFLRLHPDVRALGSEPHFFDRCYERGLAWYRSLMPRTLDGQITMEKTPSYFVTREAPRRIHGMSPATKLIVVVRNPVTRAISDYAQMLSKTPGLPSFGTLAFRRGLGPVDTAWSAVRIGLYAQHLDNWLRYFPLSRFLFVSGERLVSDPAGELGHVQDFLGLKRVVTDKHFYFNATKGFPCLKKAQGSGRPRCLGKSKGRPHPRVPEAMVQRLRAFYRPFNRKFYQMTGQDFGWD, encoded by the exons ATGGCAGGTAGCGGCGGCCTGGGCGGcggggcaggaggcagccagggAGCCGGGTGCGGGCCTGGGGCCACGCTTCGGGCGCCCCGTGCGCCTCTGCTGTTCGCCGCTCTGGTGCTCGGAGCCTACTGCCTTTGCGCTCTCCCCGGACGCTGCCCGCCGGCCGGCCGCATCCCCGTGCCAGCCCCCGCGCCCGCCGAGCCGCCCCGCGCAGCCCGCAGCCCCGGAACGTCCGGCCTGCCGGTGGCCAGTGGCTCGGGCCGCCGGCGCTTCCCGCAGGCGCTTATCGTGGGCGTGAAGAAGGGCGGCACGCGCGCCCTGCTGGAGTTTCTGCGGCTGCACCCCGACGTCCGCGCGCTCGGCTCGGAGCCCCACTTCTTCGACAGGTGCTACGAGCGCGGCCTCGCCTGGTACCG GAGCCTGATGCCCCGCACCCTGGATGGGCAGATCACCATGGAGAAGACCCCCAGCTATTTTGTGACCCGGGAGGCCCCACGCCGCATCCACGGCATGTCCCCGGCCACGAAGCTAATCGTGGTTGTGCGGAACCCCGTGACCCGGGCCATCTCTGACTATGCGCAGATGCTCTCCAAGACACCGGGCCTGCCCAGCTTCGGCACCCTGGCCTTCCGCCGAGGCCTGGGCCCCGTGGACACGGCCTGGAGTGCCGTGCGCATCGGCCTGTACGCCCAGCACCTGGACAACTGGCTGCGTTACTTCCCGCTGTCCCGCTTCCTCTTTGTTAGTGGCGAGCGCCTGGTCAGCGACCCAGCTGGGGAGCTGGGCCACGTGCAGGACTTCTTGGGTCTCAAGCGGGTCGTCACAGACAAGCACTTCTACTTCAACGCCACCAAGGGCTTCCCCTGCCTCAAGAAGGCCCAGGGCAGCGGCCGTCCCCGCTGCCTGGGCAAGTCCAAGGGCCGGCCCCACCCGCGTGTGCCTGAGGCCATGGTCCAGCGCCTGCGGGCCTTCTACCGACCCTTTAATCGCAAGTTCTACCAAATGACCGGCCAGGACTTCGGCTGGGACTAA